A region from the Lolium perenne isolate Kyuss_39 chromosome 4, Kyuss_2.0, whole genome shotgun sequence genome encodes:
- the LOC127292080 gene encoding urease — MKLVPREVEKLALHNAGFLAQKRLARGLRLNYTEAVALIAAQILEFVRDGDKTVTDLMDLGKQMLGRRQVLAAVPHLLYTVQVEGTFMDGTKLITVHDPISSDDGNLELALHGSYLPVPSLEKFSGSDDKDSPGEVHFCSGRIILNLHRRALTLKVVNKADRPIQIGSHYHFIEANPYLVFDRQRAYGMRLNIPAGTAVRFEPGDAKRVTLVSIGGHKVIRGGNGIADGAVDSSQLNEVIRRVTENGFGHEDYPDASEGLIGDGTLDCSIDHEKYSSMYGPTTGDKIRLGDTDLFAEIEKDFAVYGDECIFGGGKVLRDGMGQSAGYPASACLDTVVTNAVVIDYTGIYKADIGIRDGLIIAIGKAGNPDVMDGVHSNMIVGVNTEVIAAEGMIVTAGGIDCHVHFICPQLVNEAIASGITTLVGGGTGPAHGTCATTCTPAPSQMKLMLQSTDEFPINVGFTGKGNTAKPDGLSEIIKAGAMGLKLHEDWGSTPAAIDNCLSVGEAFDIQVNIHTDTLNEAGCVEHTIAAFKDRTIHTYHSEGAGGGHAPDIIKVCGVKNVLPSSTNPTRPFTSNTVDEHLDMLMVCHHLDKNIPEDVAFAESRIRAETIAAEDILHDMGAISIISSDSQAMGRIGEVIIRTWQTANKMKVQRGSLPGSGGSDPPKDNDNFRIRRYIAKYTINPAIVNGFSDFVGSVEVGKLADLVLWKPAFFGAKPELIIKGGAVAWANMGDPNASIPTPEPVMMRPMFGAYGKAGSSNSIAFVSKAAKEAGVASEYKLAKRVEAVGGVRGLTKLDMQLNDALPKINVDPETYTVTADGEVLSCQPAAAVPLSRNYFLF; from the exons ATGAAGCTGGTGCCGAGGGAAGTGGAGAAGTTGGCGCTGCACAATGCCGGGTTCCTCGCGCAGAAGCGCCTCGCCCGCGGGCTCCGCCTCAACTACACCGAGGCTGTCGCACTCATCGCCGCGCAG ATTCTCGAGTTTGTTCGCGATGGAGACAAAACTGTAACGGACTTGATGGACTTGGGAAAACAGATGCTGGGCAG GAGACAAGTTCTTGCAGCTGTTCCACACCTTTTGTACACTGTGCAG GTTGAAGGAACATTTATGGATGGAACAAAACTAATTACTGTACATGATCCTATTTCTTCTGATGATGGAAACTTGGAACTAGCTCTTCATGGCTCATATCTCCCAG TACCTTCACTTGAAAAGTTTTCTGGGAGTGATGATAAAGACTCTCCTGGTGAAGTACATTTCTGCTCTGGACGCATAATCCTCAACCTTCATCGTAGGGCTTTAACTCTGAAGGTTGTTAACAAAGCAGACAGGCCTATTCAG ATCGGGAGCCATTACCACTTCATAGAGGCCAATCCATATCTGGTTTTTGATAGACAAAGAGCCTATGGCATGAGACTGAATATACCTGCTGGAACAGCTGTTCGGTTTGAG CCCGGGGATGCTAAAAGGGTTACCCTTGTAAGCATCGGTGGTCACAAAGTAATCAGAGGTGGAAATGGCATTGCTGATGGTGCTGTTGACAGTTCTCAGCTTAATGAGGTAATACGAAGAGTTACTGAGAATGGTTTTGGACATGAAGATTATCCGGATGCAAG CGAAGGTCTTATTGGTGATGGTACATTGGACTGCAGTATTGATCACGAGAAATATTCTAGCATGTATGGACCTACAACTGGTGATAAGATTAGGCTTGGTGATACCGATCTTTTTGCCGAGATTGAAAAGGACTTTGCTGTTTATGGTGATGAGTGCATATTTGGAGGTGGAAAAGTTCTACGCGATGGGATGGGACAATCCGCAGGGTATCCAGCGTCTGCCTGCCTAGATACAGTTGTAACAAATGCTGTCGTGATTGACTATACAGGAATTTACAAGGCTGATATTGGTATAAGGGATGGACTTATTATTGCCATTGGGAAAGCTGGAAACCCTGATGTCATGGATGGTGTGCATAGCAACATGATAGTGGGG GTGAATACAGAAGTCATTGCTGCTGAAGGCATGATTGTAACTGCTGGTGGTATAGATTGCCATGTTCACTTTATATGCCCTCAGCTGGTAAACGAGGCGATTGCAAGTG GCATAACAACATTGGTGGGAGGTGGAACAGGACCAGCACATggaacttgtgccacaacttgtaCCCCTGCACCATCTCAAATGAAACTAATGTTGCAGTCCACCGATGAATTTCCAATCAACGTGGGATTCACAGGAAAG GGAAATACTGCAAAACCTGATGGATTATCTGAGATCATCAAGGCAGGAGCAATGGGTTTGAAGCTGCATGAAGATTGGGGAAGCACCCCAGCTGCAATAGATAACTGCTTATCTGTTGGAGAGGCTTTTGATATCCAA GTCAATATCCACACAGATACCTTAAACGAAGCAGGTTGTGTGGAGCATACAATTGCAGCTTTTAAAGATAGGACCATACATACATATCACAG CGAAGGTGCTGGTGGTGGTCATGCCCCAGACATCATTAAAGTATGTGGGGTAAAGAATGTGTTACCTTCTTCGACAAACCCAACACGGCCGTTTACTTCAAACACTGTTGATGAGCACCTTGATATGCTG ATGGTTTGCCACCACCTTGATAAGAACATCCCGGAAGATGTAGCATTTGCCGAGTCAAGAATTCGAGCAGAAACAATTGCGGCTGAGGACATCTTGCATGACATGGGAGCTATCAGTATCATATCGTCTGATTCACAGGCTATGGGTCGCATTGGAGAG GTGATAATCCGAACATGGCAAACTGCAAACAAAATGAAAGTCCAAAGAGGTAGCTTACCTGGGTCTGGTGGCTCTGATCCTCCCAAGGATAATGACAACTTCCGCATAAGAAGATACATAGCAAAGTACACCATAAATCCTGCTATAGTAAACGGTTTTTCGGATTTTGTTGGTTCTGTGGAG GTGGGAAAGTTAGCTGATCTAGTTCTTTGGAAACCTGCGTTCTTTGGTGCGAAACCAGAACTGATTATAAAAGGTGGTGCAGTTGCGTGGGCTAACATGGGTGATCCGAATGCTAGCATTCCAACACCTGAACCT GTTATGATGCGGCCTATGTTTGGCGCATATGGAAAGGCTGGAAGTTCTAACTCGATTGCATTTGTGAGCAAG GCTGCTAAAGAAGCTGGTGTTGCATCAGAGTACAAACTAGCAAAGAGGGTGGAAGCTGTTGGTGGTGTTCGCGGTTTAACAAAATTGGACATGCAACTCAATGATGCACTTCCAAAAATAAATGTAGACCCTGAAACCTACACCGTTACTGCTGATGGAGAGGTTCTGAGCTGCCAGCCAGCAGCCGCAGTACCATTATCTCGGAATTACTTTCTTTTCTAG